aagagtatATAACTTAGGTGAGATATTTACAGTCAATGTTTAAATCCTTTGCTTTGGTACAGATCCCTAGGAGCAGGAATACCCATGCAAACTCCTTAGCCACCCTCacgacgtcctcggctcaaggccTACCTTGGGTCATCTTTATTGAAGATCTGTATAAACCTACTAGGAAGAATGGTGACACCATCCGAATTCATCAAATCAaggtgggacctagttggatggatcctatagcGTTATTCCTTAGGGATGATATCTTGCCTGAGGAGAAGTCCAAGGCAAATAAAGTACGCAAAAAAGGCACCTCGGTTCTGGCCCGAGGAtcaaaagttgtacaaacgTTATTTTTCTATACCATATCTGCTATGTATACATCCTGAAGTAATAGAACTACCTTTGGAAGAGTTGCACGAAgagatttgtggaagtcacacggGAGGAACGTCCTTATCTCATAGGGCTCTTACataagggtattggtggccaaatatgcaaagAGAAACACATgattatgcgaagaagtgtgaccattgtcagaggtttgctcccaatatccatcaaccaggaggtgtccttaatcctctgtccagcccttggccttttgctcaatggggcttggatattgtaggacCTTTCCTAAAGGAAGCAAGGAATAAGAGATGGTCGCTCGTTGCACAGATTATattactaaatgggttgaagctgagccattatcaaatatcagggATTTGGATGCGAAAAgatttgtctggaaaaatattatcACCAGGTTTGGAATTCCACACACTCTTATTTGAGATAACAAcctgcaatttgatagtaaggcctttagaagatattgttgtgatctaggcattacgaatagataatCCTCCCTAGCTTAtccacaagggaatggacaggccgaggctgtcaataaggttatagttaatgggctcaagaaaagacTAGATAATGCAAAGGGAAGGTGGGTAGAAGAATTGTCgcatgttttgtggacgtatcgaactacacctcggaggtccactggagaaacacccttctctatgacttatggagccaaGGCTGTAATCCCTCTAGAAACTGGGTTTCCAACATTGAGAACGAACTCTTTCACTTCAAGCAGTAATGATAGCTTATTAGAAAAAAAGCTTAGATTTAGTCGAAGAATGACGAGAAAATGCCATGGTTTGGCTAGCTTATTTTCAGCACAAGCTCAAACTGGGGTATGATTCCAATATAAAGttaaggccactcgcacctaGAGATTTGATATTGAGGAAGGTATTGGGCACTGTGAAAAACCCAGCATAGGGAAAATTAGGACCTAGCTGGGAAAGACCGTATCGCATCACTTCGGTAGCTGGGATAAGGGCATATTATCTTGaggatttagatgaaaaaattgtactacgtccctggaatgtaaataacctacaaatgtattattattaatgaaaggcacttCTACCATGTTATTACTAATGACATTATGTGTTACATTAATCATCATCTTTTTAAGTGTTGGATAGAACCTTAGTCATGTCTGGTCCttggaccatctactttgggaaaattaatactTGAGttcttttttctaagtatcaaactgaacattggtcatgtctggctcctcagaccatataccttggataaattgatattttattaagtattaaacagaaccttagttatatctagtcctcagaccatctactttgggaaaattaacacttgagttcatttttctaagtatcaaattgaaccttggtcatgcctgactcctcggaccacataccttggataaattgatattttattaagtgttaaacagaaccttagttatgtctggtccttggaccatctactttgggaaaattaatacttgagttcatttttctaagtatcaaactgaatcttgatcatgcttggctcctcggaccacataccttggataaattgatattttactaagtgttaaatagaaccttagttatgtatGGTCCTCAAACTCtttattttgggaaaattagcaCTTGAGttcattttttctaagtatcaaactaaacCCACTAGATCCTCGGACCATCCATTTTTGAGTCAACTAATATCTAAGGTTGAATTTAGCAATATTTAGCCATTCTGATCGCTTATCCTGGAGACTCCCAAAACAGTGATGAACAGATGGGagttcatgagcatcacttaaagcatttgtaagtatatcaaatatatttgttgtTTGGACTATGTTTGATTACTTCTTTAAGGTCATTAAGTTATATGGGAAATGATGTGAATGATTATTTTGTTGTAACATATAGACTTTGCAATGATAAAGATGTTTTTCTAGATATGGTTGACTAGCTAGCTCTTCATTCATTAGAAAGGAGTTATTACTCATGCTGATAACAAAGCTAGGCAGATGCCATTGTCTTATTAATTAGACATTAAGTAAAGTAGAGGTTATACAAAGAGAAGATACAATTGTCAAGCACATAAGAGagaaaatttgacattttcatTAATTTGAAGTCTTTTGAAAAGACAATTTACTTACAGAACCCCtgactacaaaaaaaaaaaacaaaacaaaaaaacaaaatagttaAAGCTAAAAGAGAGGATAGACAAAGATTGATCATGGCTTCATTTTTATTACAAGATTGCCCTTAGGATTCTTCGGGGGCTAGATGGGAGCTGTATGGTTAGAAGCCAGCCCTTTGCCCTTAGGATCTTCCTTGGGGTTGACAGGAAAGGTCGTCGAGACAGTTTGCGTTGGTTGGGTAGCTTCCTTCTCTCCCTCAGACTCTTTAGGGGCATTAGGGGGCTGAGTAGCATCATAGGCCACcccttttgttattttagtagGTTGTTTGGTAGCCTTAGACTGCTTAACCTCCTTGGATTGAGGTCTAGTGGAGGGAAGGGCTTCAACTGAGCTGTCCTTTCCAACATCTGCTCCCTGGGTAGCATCATCAGCCCTAGGAACAGATGAAGCAGAGGCTCAGATGGCTGGGGGGTAGTAGACATTTTATGTCCTCCAAAGGGCAGAAGAGGCCTCAACCCCAACCTAGGTGAGGGACTCCTTCCatacttggaggcagtaatgcctacataccttaAAGGCTTGCAATCTGAGATTTTCCTCGGTCTCAGCCACCCCAACCTCGTATCCATCTTGCTCAACTCGGTCCCTTGCTTTCTCGGCTTCCTCTTTGGCTTTCTTGGCCTCCTCCTTTGCCTTCTCAGATTCCCTCAAACTTTTCTGAAGGTCCTCTATCAGCTTCTTTGCCGCAATATAATCCTCATCAGCCTGGCAAAGCTGTAGCCATTGGGTCTCGGCCTACCTCTCAGCTACTTTTAGAGCTGCCTTGGCACTCATTTTATCGCTCTCTGCCTTATTCAGCTGGGTAGTGACCTCCTAAAGCTTCTTTTCCGCCAATTCAAAGGTCTTATAAGTGTTGATGCGCCAAGCCTCCTCATCCGTCATTGCTCTATAGGAGCTGATAATTATCTCCTCAGCCTAGTGAGCAGATTGGACAACCTATTCAGAACAATAGAAAGGAATAAAGGGGCATTAGTAACTCAAAAAAActaagtgtaaaaaaaaataataaataagaataataaagtaaaagttGAAGATAAATTGGATCAAAATCTTACCATGGCGAGCTCCTTCTTTAGTGTCATGAAGACATCTTGCTTCCTCATTTGCCTCAGCTCGGCTATATCTTTAGGAAGCAGAAGAGCCTACTCTAAAGCGTTAGCCACACATGCAGCTGTTCCTGGGTCAAAACCTTTGATGGAAGCGTCGGCAATGACCTGATGATCGTCTAAGATCATCGGTGGGGCCCAGATTGGGGCAGACACAAAGGCTTGAACCTCAGCCCTCTTCTCCAGATTTGTCTATGTTGTTCGAGCTTGCTTAGCTCCCTTTTGAGTCTCCACGTCTCTGGAAAGGTGGCTTTTGCCCCCTTCAACCACTTCCTTGCCCTTAGGCTcatccttttttctcttttgatcaGCCTGGTCAATATGTTGGGGTTGAATAGATGGAAGAGGAGGGAGTTTGGGCTGAGAAGACTTTTCTAACCCTTTATCCTTAGTTTGGGGGAGTTTGGTCTGAGTAGTCTTTTCGGGCTCTTGACTCCCCACCTAGGACTCCATTATATCTCTGAGGCTCTACCTGGTCTTACGTTGAATTCCCATTATATCAAAGCTGATAGTTTCTTCTTGTGGATGACTTGTTGGTTCCGAAGATGAAGTGCCGAGGTCGCCAACTGGGCTCTCCAGGGAAGTGAGTTGGTTGAAGACTTCAAATTCATCCTCGGAATTTGAAACTTCAAcgatttcttcctcttcctttatGATGGGTTGAATGGAAGTCGCTTCACCAGTTGTGTGTTGGGATGGACGAGGTATTGGGGGATGCCATCAGGAATGGGTTGTGTGACAAGGGTGCCTCGAGGAATAGGAGCGCCCTCAAGAAGGAGGAAACCTTCAGCGACAACACTTATCTGGTGTAGACGTGGGCTACTCGGAGTTGGTTATTGGTGTGTATGAATACTTCTGCCTTCAGTATTTCATCCAATTTCGCTTGGTTGACAAGGGCGAAGTGGGGGATAGTAACGTGTTTGTTTGCAAGATCaccaagaaaaacaagattcaattaaggaaaattttctatatagacataaattaaagaaaaagaagagaggatgcTTATAAGTGGTTTATCTAAACTTAGAGCCTCACTTGGTTCCCCTTCCCTTGTCAGACAAGGGAGGCCATCATGCCAATCccctgatatgatcaggaagtctTTTTTCAAACCCTTGTTGGATTCAGGGAAGCATTGGATCAATCTAACCTCGGAGAACCTAGATTTTAAGAAATATCCCTGCCCCTTTAGGTGGTGAAGATTGTAAATCCAGTTTACATCATGATGGATGAGTTCCAAACCTATCTTTTCGTTAAGTGCATCTACAGAAcctaaaatcctaaacatatttggGGTGCACTGGGTAGGAGCTAACTTAAAGGCTCTAAGGTAATCCCTAGTGACCGTCCCCATCGGGATTTTCATCCCTCCTTCTATAAAAGcgatcatcgggattacaacttctCCCTCTCGCCTTTTCTCATGCCATTCCCCTTCCTTACAATACTTAACAGATACCCCAGGTGGAATCCTATACTTTGCCTTAAactgttctattttttcatCAGAATCTACTAAGGaggcaaatctacccatttttaaGAGAGAATTGGAGGTattgaaaaatggagaaaagGATAAGTGAGTCAAGGATAAAGTGACacagaaaagagaaaagtatGTAAAAAGATAATGAGTGAAGTCGTTTATGAAAACTTACGCTAAGAAGAAAGACCACCTCGGACTAGAACTTGGTAATTGTGAGGGCACGTGTAGACTGAAAGAGTTTGCGGGTTCGTTGTATGAATCTTGAAGTGAGGAAGGTGATTTGATTTAAGGATATTTATATCAAAGAGGGTTTGCAAGCGGGAAATTTCCCGCCTATGTGCCTATGCAATCCTCAGCTGTTGGATCTACATCGCATCGTggaacgtgagggacaaaaaACTGTAGAAATTTAATGAGGAAGCGTCTCGTGTGCCGAAAAGTTAGAAACGTGCAATGGGCAGTTCAAGGGACCCCTTCACTGTCAAGGACGATGTATGACGAATACAAGATAACAATGACAAATATCGAGATTCTCTTTTCCTTCCCAGATTGCAAAAAggagaatctcgaggggctattgtagggtcaatgggcccaaAAGTATGTATTGGGCCCGAGGCCCAAGCCGAGGATACTAAATGGTCTGAGGACGTGGGAATATCAACTCAAGGAGTAGTGTTGATGGATAAAGAGGTGGAGGTTGATCAAGGCCATCTCAGAAAGTTGTCCGAGGATGAGTTCGTCCTTGGCTATTTAAAGCCGAGATAGGAAAGGGTTGCCCAATGTCCAAAGGTGATGTTCTATAAGATCCTATAGATAAGGATATGAATGATGGGAATATAGGATAGGAAGAAGGGCTATTaaatatccaagataaagctgttaccaccgcattaaatgctctgcagctaagcttctggccacattaatggtgAAGTGAAGCCTGAACATTAAGGTTCAGCCTTATAGCTACCTCCAAAAACTTCAGGGatgggctgatgggacaagtatccaaactaATAATTTAATCCATACATGGAGGATGCAGAAAGGAATAAAGACGATATAAAAGGAGGAAAAGACATTTAGGAAAGCAGATCaaagatagagaaagaaaacacaatAGACATCAAGATCAATATTTGTAACTTGTCTTTAAGGAAGAGAAATAAAGGATCCAACCTCCTTgacttgagtccgaggacaatttttGCTATATAAACTATCCCATTTGTATGATGTTGCAATCTAGCCCATCATCTTTGTTACTTAaaatcactagaacctagatttcaaacccactctctataaattcattgtattgggctttttgggcctgtcCTCAtcttatttttgggtttgggtacaaattgtgaccttacaataaCATTTCTcgcaatttttttgttcaatattcaatttttttcaagatggtcaatttttttttagggtggtcaacaacccatattaattttaaaattcatccttcaaaagtataatttttctttccaaGTCCAAGGTGGTCCCAACTACCCTACCGTGATTCCCCATTAAAGACCCATTACAAAGCTGACTCCACTATTTTGCGGACCATGTCCTTAAtttctaaatattaaaaaatggcATTAGTTACGAATTGCTGCTAAGAGTGAAGTTTTCTACTTTGGGGTGGATCAACATACAAAACAATAGACTCAGGATCttttagggcctgtttggtagtagattttaagtaatattgttcaaaataatgtgaaaattgtGATTTAAAAAGTGTCTAAAAATCATGAGTCTTTGATTGAGAAAATCACAACTCGTATAAACTCCTAGACTACCAAGCATCTCTCTATTGTTGGGAGACTCCAACTTATTCAATCTATTTTGTTCAAGATTCAAGGGTATTGGCCTAGGGTTTTTGTTCTCCctaaaaaagttattaagaGCTTGGACAATAAGTTTAACAGATTCTTAggtgttaagaatataaagtgaaagagagaaagactgAATAGTCTGTATATTGATGTATATTCTATGCATATAATCATTGTACAATAATCTTATATAGGTTAAGTATTAGTAaagtacaagtaatatgagtatACTACAAGTACAATATTTGGGCTAAGCCCGATGGGCTAGGCTAGACTAAGCTATATACTAACATTAGGAAGGAAAAAGATGAGGCAACTGCAAGTGCAAAGTTGCTTGGAGTTTGATGTGCGTTCCAGAGAAAGAAGGGGGCTTGAGGATTGGTATAAAGCTGTCATAATGAAGCACATTTGAAATCTTTTTGTCCTTACCAGATGAATTTGGGCAGCTTGGgttaatgaaaatttattgaagGATAAAAGCTTTTGGGTTGTTAAAACATAAAGCTCCTGAAAATTGATCTTGAGGTTGGAGGAAGATTTCAAAGGGAAGTGACAAGGCTGTTCATTAAGCATAAGGTTAGGCATGactatagtatttttttatttttttatttttttggataattggCACCTAGATGGTGTTTTGTATTCTAAATATGATTTATGGGGTAATATATGATTCAGCAAGTACTTCAAATGCAAAGGCAACTTCAATTCTCTCTCATGATGGTTGGTGGTTTCCTAGATCCAAGGATCTAGGTGCTATTCAGTACAAATGCTTCCAAGGGGAATGAAGCAAGCAAGCTACTGTAGTGTGATTTTCTTCAAATTCTGCTGTGTTCTCTTTTAAATCTACTTGAGAGGCTAATAGAATGAAATTACCTAGGGTGGACTGGTGAAGATTGGCTTGGAAACATTCCAAactaatcaaaaaataaaataaaattccaaaccaCAACTTTAGTTGTTGGCATTTCTAGGGGAATAGACTGTCTACAAAGGAAGCATGAGATCAGGGACTACATTTTATTTGATTGCTCCATAACTAGAAGGATTTGGCATCAAGTCAAAGTTAAGAGTTTGATGGAGGACTTTGGTTATGACTGGGGTGAGGTGCTTCAATGGAGTAACAGCGCTTGAAGAATAAAAGCTTTAAAGTGCTCTGTCAGCAGGCTTGTCTTAGCTACTGCCGTGTACCACATCTGGTTACAGAGAAACACTACACATTTTTAGGAGCAACATTAAATCTACAGTTAGGTTCCGCATGAAAGTGAAGAATTCTATGATCAACAGGGTGATTTGTTGCAATTGGACGTTAGCTTCTCTGTGTTTAATAGATGATGGAAGCAAGATGCAGCTTCCAGTTTCTAATTTCATTGTTGTAGACTAGCCGCTGTTTAgcttagtttttagtttttttttgccttattaGTAAGCTTGGCTGCTTTGTGTAGTGTTTGTAACaggctttcttttattttgcagTTTTGGGCTGCTGGAGCTGTAGAATTTCTGTACTTTCTTGCTTTGAACAAAATCTCTCACCCTTATCTAAAACTGAGAATTTGAGATTGCTTGAAACATTGATGAGAATACTGAATGTGAGAGGGTGATAAGAATTGATTTGCTTTATGGAGAACTGATTTGGTGAGTATCCACCATAGGCACTGCACTGCTTTGGCATATATGTATCTTCAGCTCGCCAGTAATCTTAAAATCTATAATTTCATACATTTTGTAACTATAAATTAACCTATGTTTGCACTAAGtgtgtcattttatttgatgaATAATAAGGGTATATCATTTGGTAACTTGAAGAGACAAGAAAACATGCTAAAAGTTCAATATAAACTCATTGGAGTATTTTGATTTAAATGATCTGGGAAATAgacatttcaattcttttaaaGAACTCTAAAGAGAGACACAAGGCTTCGCTCCAAACCATCCTACCAGAAGCTAATTTCATTTGTGAGTAAAATTTCAATTACACTCAGAAATATTACTCATCATTTCAATCCTGCTCTATGCATCCATGCGGATAATGCATCTAAGGCCTTCACCTCTAAGCATTAACTCAAAGGCCTTGTTGATTTCCAAGAAAGAGACTTCGTGGGTGATGAACTTCTCTAGCTCAAGCTCCTGCCACAATATAGACAATTAGACTGAcaaaactaaccaaaaaaaaacaaagaaaagagggTGAAAGTTGTTTGCACCTTCACAATGAAAGTGCACTCGATACTTTGATCAACTCCACCAATGGTCATTTCAGCAAGCACCTAAAGAAGTCAAAGAAAGTTAGAAAAGCTGTGAAAGTTGTTTGCACCTTCACAATGAAAGTAAACCAACCTCATGAACAGGCTTGTCATGGTCTTTTGGGTTCACAAACTCAGTGACACCAAATTTCTTGGCTGTTAACAAGAACAAGGAAAATGAACATAAAagactaataaataaaaacccagcAACTCAACTATATCTTCGGATTTTGATAGCACCAAGTATCACAATACCTTCATCAAATCTCTTTGCATTCAGATCGACACCTATAATCCTTGAAGCACTCGCAATTCTAGCCCCTTCAGCAGCCTGATCacataaaaccataaaatcgtgtgtgtgtgtgtatatatatcttggtgaaaatggccaaataccaccattttcagaaatttgtagcaaaaaaacattgtttcggaactaaatagggaaataccacttttctagaactcgagtttcagaaactcgagttccaaatggtactcgagtttatgaaactcaagttcCTCATCAGTTCCGCCACTGCGGCACTGCTAAGCTGGAATTTGtgcgattaaaaaaaataatgtggtactcgagcttggtaaactcaagttccatgcaacacaGTACTCGAGTGTACCAGGCTCGACTAcctattataaataatattatgtttatgtttatttctacgctcgagtttagtaaactcgagttccttataaccccttttttttttataatcgacaaataaacataaacataaaaataagtagtttttttatatctatatttatttaaatagaagtactgtaaaatatagatattttaattccaaaatatgaattaatttctacattaattaaaattgttcattgttttctcataaaaaatcaTCACTGTTTTCCGCAAAAACTATTTCTAcgattttgcataaaattattttatgttcaacattatttaaaaaattgttcactctcttttttgcgtaaattattttatgttcactatttaaaaaattgttcactgttttctcataaaacacctactgaaatcgtgttttctaaatttaaacgccaaatctaaatgttttttcatgcttaaatttcacaataattgaatttgtttttctacattgataaaatctatttctacattaataaaatttgctctctgcacatcatgtttactgtataattgaatctgcttactgcgttcataaaatctattttttgcattaattaaaattgttcattgttttctcgggagtggtgattTTAAAATCACACGGTGGGGTTTTTACCGTGTTATTTTTCcccattcgaaaacaaatcaccgtgtcaatttaatttccgctgcacgtagtttaattggtgatttgtttgtgctaccacgcactTTGCATgttgatttgattaattaataaacttgactaattaatctaattaatcaCTAGGAgttaatacgtttttggcctatcaaatttcgttgaaagtacaaaattgtgaaaaatcaaGAGACGATTGTGTACACTAGATGTACAAATCGTTCgaatttgtaaaaaacaaaatttatttgttgaatgtataaaatcttgaaagtacaaaataaaattgtgtaaattagaTGTACAAATAgtttgaatttgttgaaaagTTTGGATTCGTTAAAtgtacaaaatcatgaaaattaaatggaaaactATGTACTAATGTATTGATCATtcgaatttgttgaaaaattcaaaatcattgAATGAACAAAATCGTgtaaactcaatggaaaatcaaagaacGTATCAAATCGCTGAGTAGCACATGCAGTACTGCGaacatcagtgtagcaatggtggacatTAATAACAACGTCTAATGTttgtaggtagaaatttttggaaatcatcattACTTGAATTCGAGAAGTCTGAAATATCTttttcatcatctaacgcagtaacttcattaatagacttgatggctcgctcttgcgccttcccctttagatgcttcctagctttttggattgcatgaaaATGGTCTAatcgcctttgcatttgattgttctcttgttcaagatgagcaagtatgttggcaggttCATTTCTACGTAACTCggctgagcgtgccttaggaactcgtaacccatgccatcgacaatacaccttCAACTCACACCTTTTTTCGTATAGGGTTAACCATGGTGGTTTTGCTACAATGAACTCTATTgcggtggtatctgtacttagttttgtaggttttccGATCATGATGTGCCCGACacttccaagactctcgtatGTGTATAATGGCATATTAaggaaatctctcttctttccaacccatttccctctaTAGTAGTCTGTGTATGTCTGTAATTGTTGatctgctggaacttgtgataatccatttgttgaagtagatccaAACTTGTTTCGCATTGTACGATTtgatgttgaggcgttgcgactcatagcttagtcAATCTACGAAATTAGTGGGGTAGAAATAAGATCATTATTATGgtgcatttataacctcatttcaTGTTCCAAGCATTATAATTTCAGTTATTAGGGCCTGTCATGTCAATACAAGCTGGAAAAACACTACATGAATAGGATtttaaatgttcccaatgtcacagTGAGATTTGAAGATGTGGGTAGTAGTTGCAGTTTTCTTGAACAAAGCATCATATTTAATTGACACAGTGCTATGTCCCTAGCACCAGGGTAagattattcatatatttaagtattcacgtgaatgtggatgatatgactgGATAGTCTGTGAAATCGTGCCGAGCTTTTGAGCAGCACGTGTGAAACAATGGCGTCTGTTGGCGCATGTGGTTCGTATGAATATAGTTGGTGCTACAGCAGCAGGCTGGTGACATgtcttcaaaaaactactcATGCCACAGTTGGTgctacatcatgtttactgtatattcaaatctatTTACTGCAtacataaaatctgttttttgcattaattaaaactgctcactgttttctcataaaaattgttcattgttctctgcataaactatttttaacattctacataaaattattttctgttcagcattatttgaaaaattgttcactatttttcCTACATAAATTATTCACTGTTCATTAGGTGTCTTATGATCTgaatgctctaataccaatgaCTACCCAGGAGAGAGCACAGCAATAATATGGAAgcataaacaatgataaaatagataataaagagAGTACAtagcaaaatagatatattcaaaataaggttaaaatggagtatggaatatgaaaatagaaactagtaaaatcttactTGAATAAAAACTTCAGTCTTTGATAAACTTGAAAACAAACTACTATCTTTGATACAAGCTTGAAAATAAAACTGTCTGAAGAGAAAGGTTACAAAATTACAAGAGGAGGAGAGAGTACAAAAGTCTTTCTGAGGGAGAGGGAAGGCTATTACAAAAGGTTTTCTAAAACTTGGAACATAAAAGCTTAGAATCTTAGAAACTTAGAAACTTGTCTTCTGTCTTCG
This portion of the Castanea sativa cultivar Marrone di Chiusa Pesio chromosome 7, ASM4071231v1 genome encodes:
- the LOC142644179 gene encoding alcohol dehydrogenase 1-like: MVLCDQAAEGARIASASRIIGVDLNAKRFDEAKKFGVTEFVNPKDHDKPVHEVLAEMTIGGVDQSIECTFIVKELELEKFITHEVSFLEINKAFELMLRGEGLRCIIRMDA